One window of the Eucalyptus grandis isolate ANBG69807.140 chromosome 8, ASM1654582v1, whole genome shotgun sequence genome contains the following:
- the LOC104415870 gene encoding laccase-14, which produces MAVCATKLLVSAFVVVGLLLFLSASIVHGDVHYHDFVLKEKNYTRLCSTKSMLVVNDSFPGPTIYVKKGDTLYVNVHNQGGYGVTIHWHGVNQPRNPWFDGAEYVTQCNISPGTNFTYQVLFTEEEGSLWWHAHSEWARYSIHGLIVIHPADGTSYPFPQPDGEKEMVLASWYTEDVYESIAEKLAAGSDLLVSEAYTINGEPGDFCECSNETTHRWMVDYGKTYLLRLLNAGMNAELFFAIADHNVTVVGSDAAYLKPFSSEYILISPGQTIDVLVTANQPPGQYYVAARQYYSNMFKYSGYDHTNATAILEYSGNYTAPSTPVFPSGLPSYTNYKSATGFVQSMRNIIDHVNVPMNITTRMFITVSLNQFMVEINDTTEEVYPSASVNNISWYNPWTDVLQAYYRNVSGFYTTDFPDDPPTFFNFTQHNLPLNTTAEPERGTKVKVLEYNEEVEIVFQNTDVMNSSENHPMHLHGHSFYVLGTGFGIYNNETDPLTFNLIDPPYQNTASVPKDGWLAIRFKASNPGVWLWHCHLDKHLTWGMNSVFIVKNGGTEDTSIRDPPGYMPPCYPDSKLRLEEFSDSDEKLYSTLM; this is translated from the exons ATGGCGGTCTGCGCGACGAAGCTATTGGTCTCAGCTTTTGTTGTTGTCgggcttcttcttttcctctctgcAAGCATCGTGCATGGCGACGTTCATTACCATGATTTCGTC CTGAAAGAGAAAAACTACACGAGGCTGTGCAGTACAAAGAGTATGTTAGTCGTTAATGACAGTTTTCCGGGGCCAACCATTTATGTGAAGAAAGGGGACACTTTGTACGTGAACGTCCATAACCAAGGTGGCTACGGCGTCACTATCCACtg GCATGGAGTGAACCAGCCAAGAAATCCATGGTTTGATGGGGCCGAATACGTGACACAGTGTAACATTTCGCCGGGGACAAATTTCACGTATCAAGTTTTGTTTACGGAAGAGGAGGGGTCGTTGTGGTGGCACGCTCACAGCGAGTGGGCAAGATATAGTATTCATGGCCTCATCGTCATTCACCCCGCCGACGGAACATCCTATCCATTTCCGCAGCCCGACGGCGAGAAAGAGATGGTGCTCG CGTCTTGGTACACGGAGGACGTTTACGAGTCCATCGCCGAGAAGCTCGCCGCTGGGTCAGACTTGCTTGTGTCGGAGGCGTACACCATCAACGGCGAACCTGGAGATTTCTGCGAATGCTCCAATG AAACTACACACAGGTGGATGGTCGATTATGGAAAGACCTATCTTCTCCGCCTACTCAATGCTGGCATGAATGCCGAGCTCTTCTTTGCAATCGCAGACCACAACGTCACCGTCGTTGGATCCGATGCGGCATACCTCAAGCCCTTTTCTTCGGAATACATCTTGATTAGTCCTGGACAAACTATAGACGTCCTGGTCACGGCAAATCAGCCTCCAGGTCAGTACTACGTTGCCGCTAGGCAATACTACAGCAACATGTTCAAATACAGTGGATACGATCACACCAACGCGACAGCGATTCTTGAGTATAGTGGAAACTACACTGCCCCATCGACTCCCGTCTTCCCGTCCGGTCTTCCGTCGTACACCAACTATAAATCTGCGACAGGCTTTGTGCAGAGTATGAGGAACATTATCGATCACGTCAATGTTCCGATGAATATAACGACTCGCATGTTCATCACTGTGTCGCTCAACCAGTTCATGGTCGAAATCAATGATACAACAGAAGAAGTTTACCCATCTGCAAGCGTAAATAACATCAGCTGGTATAATCCTTGGACCGACGTACTGCAAGCATATTACAG AAATGTCAGCGGCTTCTACACGACCGATTTTCCAGATGATCCGCCAACTTTCTTCAACTTCACCCAGCATAATTTGCCTCTCAACACCACGGCTGAACCAGAGAGAGGGACGAAGGTGAAGGTGCTCGAGTACAATGAGGAGGTGGAGATAGTGTTCCAGAACACCGACGTGATGAACTCGTCCGAGAATCATCCTATGCATCTGCATGGCCACAGCTTCTACGTGCTCGGCACGGGTTTCGGCATCTATAACAACGAGACCGACCCTCTAACGTTCAATTTGATCGATCCTCCTTATCAGAACACCGCTTCAGTACCCAAGGACGGATGGCTTGCCATTAGATTCAAGGCAAGCAATCCAG GAGTGTGGCTATGGCACTGTCACCTGGATAAACACCTCACTTGGGGCATGAACTCCGTGTTCATTGTGAAAAATGGCGGCACCGAGGACACGAGCATCCGAGACCCCCCGGGCTACATGCCTCCGTGCTATCCTGACAGCAAACTTCGGCTCGAGGAGTTCTCCGACTCGGATGAGAAGCTATACTCCACTTTGATGTGA
- the LOC108953820 gene encoding laccase-14-like → MAVCATKLLVSAFVVVGLLLLLSASIVHGDVHYHDFVLKEKNYTRLCSTKSMLVVNDSFPGPTIYVKKGDTLYVNVHNQGAYGVTIHWHGVNQPRNPWFDGAEYVTQCSISPGTNFTYQVLFTEEEGSLWWHAHSEWARYSIHGFIVIHPADGTSYPFPQPDGEKEMVLASWYTEDVYASIAEKLAAGSDLLVSEAYTINGEPGDFCECSNETTHRWMVDYGKTYLLRLLNADMNAELFFAIADHNVTVVGSDAAYLKPFSSEIVFISPGQTIDVLVTANQPPGRYYIAARQYYSNQFKFSEYDHANATAILEYSGNYTAPSTPVFPSGLPSYTNYKAATGFVQSMRNIIDHVNVPINITTRMYITVSLNKFTLEINDTTEESYPSASLNNISWYNPWTDVLQAYYRNISGFYTTDFPEFPPTFFNFTQHNLPLDTTNEPERGTKVKVLEYNEEVEIVFQNTDVANSSENHPMHLHGHSFYVLGTGFGNYNNETDPLTFNLIDPPYQNTASVPKDGWLAIRFRASNPGVWLWHCHLDKHLTWGMNSVFIVKNGGTEDTSIRDPPSYMPSCYPDSKLRLEEFSNSDEKLYSTSM, encoded by the exons ATGGCGGTCTGCGCGACGAAGCTATTGGTCTCAGCTTTTGTTGTTGTcgggcttcttcttctcctctctgcAAGCATCGTGCATGGCGACGTTCATTACCATGATTTCGTC CTGAAGGAGAAAAACTACACGAGGCTGTGCAGTACAAAGAGTATGTTAGTCGTTAATGACAGTTTTCCGGGGCCAACCATTTATGTGAAGAAAGGGGACACTTTGTACGTGAACGTCCACAACCAAGGTGCCTACGGCGTCACTATCCACtg GCATGGAGTGAACCAACCGAGAAATCCATGGTTCGATGGGGCCGAGTACGTGACACAGTGTAGCATTTCGCCAGGGACAAATTTCACGTATCAAGTTTTGTTTACGGAAGAGGAGGGGTCGTTGTGGTGGCACGCTCACAGCGAGTGGGCAAGATATAGTATTCATGGCTTCATCGTCATTCACCCCGCCGACGGAACGTCCTATCCGTTTCCGCAGCCCGACGGCGAGAAAGAGATGGTGCTCG CGTCTTGGTACACGGAGGACGTTTACGCGTCCATCGCCGAGAAGCTCGCCGCAGGGTCAGACTTGCTTGTGTCGGAGGCGTACACCATCAACGGCGAACCTGGAGATTTCTGCGAATGCTCCAATG AAACTACACACAGGTGGATGGTCGATTATGGCAAGACTTATCTTCTCCGCCTACTCAATGCTGACATGAATGCCGAGCTCTTCTTCGCAATCGCAGACCACAACGTCACCGTCGTCGGATCCGATGCGGCATACCTCAAGCCCTTTTCTTCGGAAATCGTCTTCATTAGTCCTGGACAAACTATAGACGTCCTGGTCACGGCAAATCAGCCTCCAGGTCGGTACTACATTGCCGCTAGGCAATACTACAGCAACCAGTTCAAATTCAGTGAGTACGATCACGCCAACGCAACAGCGATTCTTGAGTATAGTGGAAACTACACTGCCCCATCGACTCCCGTCTTCCCGTCTGGTCTTCCGTCGTACACCAACTATAAAGCTGCAACAGGCTTTGTGCAGAGTATGAGGAACATTATCGATCACGTCAATGTTCCGATCAATATAACGACTCGCATGTACATCACTGTGTCGCTCAACAAGTTCACGCTCGAAATCAATGATACAACAGAAGAATCTTACCCATCTGCAAGCTTAAATAACATCAGCTGGTATAATCCTTGGACCGATGTACTGCAAGCATATTACAG AAATATCAGCGGCTTCTACACGACCGATTTTCCAGAATTTCCGCCGACTTTCTTCAACTTCACCCAGCATAATTTGCCTCTCGACACCACAAATGAACCAGAGAGAGGGACGAAGGTGAAGGTGCTCGAGTACAATGAGGAGGTGGAGATAGTGTTCCAGAACACTGACGTGGCGAACTCGTCCGAGAATCATCCTATGCATCTGCATGGCCACAGCTTCTACGTGCTCGGCACAGGTTTCGGCAATTATAACAACGAGACCGACCCTCTAACGTTCAATTTGATCGATCCTCCTTATCAGAACACTGCTTCAGTACCCAAGGACGGATGGCTTGCCATTAGATTCAGGGCAAGCAATCCAG GAGTGTGGCTATGGCACTGTCACCTGGATAAACACCTCACTTGGGGCATGAACTCCGTGTTCATTGTGAAAAATGGCGGCACCGAGGACACGAGCATCCGAGACCCCCCGAGTTATATGCCTTCGTGCTATCCTGACAGCAAACTTCGGCTCGAGGAGTTCTCCAACTCGGATGAGAAGCTATACTCGACTTCGATGTGA